The Parus major isolate Abel chromosome Z, Parus_major1.1, whole genome shotgun sequence genome has a window encoding:
- the EMB gene encoding embigin isoform X1 encodes MGQRGSALAVPPHRGGGRRQMGRAASVISRPVASAPSPLLMEGLIRSQVQDWEDPAMTTQDSSQTQVNSVTKMQPGHESSDIATQELKPASKEDSEYEIVLSGAPVEKNISVASPTKVELICKLGEDSNLKNPQVTWKKGGETISHTTKTQNSWSIQVTISESSQLGSYTCILKGEKELSATFHLHVPKTEGREKPVITYIGDTAVMVCKTEYNAKAWTWYMTNGTELAPINTILPTDKFEIMRKSAKVSRLEIFKLTKKDRGVYWCEAVFDLGSSKSRFELKVLSISAPLKPFIAVVAEVAILVTTIVLYEVYSKRKGKVNQKKTLLGDRSSSRQRSKPQKVSKSFLERRFKPREVEIISKLQKMYATMHFKHSLCFEVLYI; translated from the exons ATGGGACAGCGGGGCTCTGCTCTCGCTGTGCCCCCGCACCGAGGTGGTGGGCGGCGGCAGATGGGGAGAGCCGCATCGGTGATCAGCCGTCCTGTAGCCTCAGCACCTTCTCCCTTACTTATGGAAGGGTTAATTAGATCACAGGTGCAGGATTGGGAAG atcCAGCTATGACAACACAAGATTCAAGTCAGACACAGGTGAATTCTGTCACTAAGATGCAACCTGGACATGAATCATCTG ATATTGCCACACAAGAACTCAAGCCAGCAAGCAAGGAGGACTCGGAATATGAGATAGTCCTATCTG GTgctccagtggaaaaaaatatctctgtagCCAGTCCAACTAAAGTTGAACTTATATGCAAATTAGGTGAGGATTCCAATTTGAAAAATCCTCAAGTGACTTGGAAAAAGGGAGGTGAAACAATCAGTCACACCACTAAAACTCAGAACAGCTGGAGCATCCA agtgaCCATCTCAGAAAGCAGTCAGCTGGGAAGTTACACTTGTATTCTGAAAGGTGAAAAAGAACTCAGTGCTACATTTCATTTGCAtg TACCCAAGactgaaggaagagaaaaacctgTTATCACTTATATAGGAGATACAGCTGTAATGGTTTGTAAAACTGAGTATAATGCCAAGGCTTGGACCTGGTATATGACCAATGGAACTGAGCTG gctCCCATTAATACAATTCTGCCTACTGACAAGTTTGAAATTATGAGAAAATCTGCCAAAGTAAGCCGTCTGGAGATTTTCAAGCTCACAAAGAAAGATCGTGGTGTATATTGGTGTGAAGCTGTTTTTGATTTAGGGAGCAGTAAATCGAGGTTTGAACTTAAAGTTCTGTCCATCTCAGCACCTCTCAAACCCTTCATAGCAGTTGTGGCTGAAGTTGCTATTCTTGTAACTACTATTGTCCTCTATGAGGTGTattcaaaaaggaaaggaaaag taaatcagaagaaaacattgcTGGGAGATCGAAGTAGTTCTAGGCAGAGAAGTAAACCTCAAAAAGTAAGTAAGAGCTTTCTTGAAAG gAGATTTAAGCCAAGAGAAGTGGAAATCATCTCAAAGCTACAGAAGATGTATGCAACTATGCATTTTAAACATTCACTGTGTTTTGAAGTCCTCTACATTTGA
- the EMB gene encoding embigin isoform X5, which yields MTTQDSSQTQVNSVTKMQPGHESSDIATQELKPASKEDSEYEIVLSGAPVEKNISVASPTKVELICKLGEDSNLKNPQVTWKKGGETISHTTKTQNSWSIQVTISESSQLGSYTCILKGEKELSATFHLHVPKTEGREKPVITYIGDTAVMVCKTEYNAKAWTWYMTNGTELAPINTILPTDKFEIMRKSAKVSRLEIFKLTKKDRGVYWCEAVFDLGSSKSRFELKVLSISAPLKPFIAVVAEVAILVTTIVLYEVYSKRKGKVNQKKTLLGDRSSSRQRSKPQKVSKSFLERRFKPREVEIISKLQKMYATMHFKHSLCFEVLYI from the exons ATGACAACACAAGATTCAAGTCAGACACAGGTGAATTCTGTCACTAAGATGCAACCTGGACATGAATCATCTG ATATTGCCACACAAGAACTCAAGCCAGCAAGCAAGGAGGACTCGGAATATGAGATAGTCCTATCTG GTgctccagtggaaaaaaatatctctgtagCCAGTCCAACTAAAGTTGAACTTATATGCAAATTAGGTGAGGATTCCAATTTGAAAAATCCTCAAGTGACTTGGAAAAAGGGAGGTGAAACAATCAGTCACACCACTAAAACTCAGAACAGCTGGAGCATCCA agtgaCCATCTCAGAAAGCAGTCAGCTGGGAAGTTACACTTGTATTCTGAAAGGTGAAAAAGAACTCAGTGCTACATTTCATTTGCAtg TACCCAAGactgaaggaagagaaaaacctgTTATCACTTATATAGGAGATACAGCTGTAATGGTTTGTAAAACTGAGTATAATGCCAAGGCTTGGACCTGGTATATGACCAATGGAACTGAGCTG gctCCCATTAATACAATTCTGCCTACTGACAAGTTTGAAATTATGAGAAAATCTGCCAAAGTAAGCCGTCTGGAGATTTTCAAGCTCACAAAGAAAGATCGTGGTGTATATTGGTGTGAAGCTGTTTTTGATTTAGGGAGCAGTAAATCGAGGTTTGAACTTAAAGTTCTGTCCATCTCAGCACCTCTCAAACCCTTCATAGCAGTTGTGGCTGAAGTTGCTATTCTTGTAACTACTATTGTCCTCTATGAGGTGTattcaaaaaggaaaggaaaag taaatcagaagaaaacattgcTGGGAGATCGAAGTAGTTCTAGGCAGAGAAGTAAACCTCAAAAAGTAAGTAAGAGCTTTCTTGAAAG gAGATTTAAGCCAAGAGAAGTGGAAATCATCTCAAAGCTACAGAAGATGTATGCAACTATGCATTTTAAACATTCACTGTGTTTTGAAGTCCTCTACATTTGA
- the EMB gene encoding embigin isoform X2, giving the protein MPSTFSEWCLGRLLLLLLLGTSVSGGSPADPAMTTQDSSQTQVNSVTKMQPGHESSDIATQELKPASKEDSEYEIVLSGAPVEKNISVASPTKVELICKLGEDSNLKNPQVTWKKGGETISHTTKTQNSWSIQVTISESSQLGSYTCILKGEKELSATFHLHVPKTEGREKPVITYIGDTAVMVCKTEYNAKAWTWYMTNGTELAPINTILPTDKFEIMRKSAKVSRLEIFKLTKKDRGVYWCEAVFDLGSSKSRFELKVLSISAPLKPFIAVVAEVAILVTTIVLYEVYSKRKGKVNQKKTLLGDRSSSRQRSKPQKVSKSFLERRFKPREVEIISKLQKMYATMHFKHSLCFEVLYI; this is encoded by the exons ATGCCTTCAACCTTCTCCGAGTGGTGCCTGGGGCGCCTGCTGCTACTACTGCTTCTCGGCACCAGCGTCTCGGGCGGGAGCCCTGCAG atcCAGCTATGACAACACAAGATTCAAGTCAGACACAGGTGAATTCTGTCACTAAGATGCAACCTGGACATGAATCATCTG ATATTGCCACACAAGAACTCAAGCCAGCAAGCAAGGAGGACTCGGAATATGAGATAGTCCTATCTG GTgctccagtggaaaaaaatatctctgtagCCAGTCCAACTAAAGTTGAACTTATATGCAAATTAGGTGAGGATTCCAATTTGAAAAATCCTCAAGTGACTTGGAAAAAGGGAGGTGAAACAATCAGTCACACCACTAAAACTCAGAACAGCTGGAGCATCCA agtgaCCATCTCAGAAAGCAGTCAGCTGGGAAGTTACACTTGTATTCTGAAAGGTGAAAAAGAACTCAGTGCTACATTTCATTTGCAtg TACCCAAGactgaaggaagagaaaaacctgTTATCACTTATATAGGAGATACAGCTGTAATGGTTTGTAAAACTGAGTATAATGCCAAGGCTTGGACCTGGTATATGACCAATGGAACTGAGCTG gctCCCATTAATACAATTCTGCCTACTGACAAGTTTGAAATTATGAGAAAATCTGCCAAAGTAAGCCGTCTGGAGATTTTCAAGCTCACAAAGAAAGATCGTGGTGTATATTGGTGTGAAGCTGTTTTTGATTTAGGGAGCAGTAAATCGAGGTTTGAACTTAAAGTTCTGTCCATCTCAGCACCTCTCAAACCCTTCATAGCAGTTGTGGCTGAAGTTGCTATTCTTGTAACTACTATTGTCCTCTATGAGGTGTattcaaaaaggaaaggaaaag taaatcagaagaaaacattgcTGGGAGATCGAAGTAGTTCTAGGCAGAGAAGTAAACCTCAAAAAGTAAGTAAGAGCTTTCTTGAAAG gAGATTTAAGCCAAGAGAAGTGGAAATCATCTCAAAGCTACAGAAGATGTATGCAACTATGCATTTTAAACATTCACTGTGTTTTGAAGTCCTCTACATTTGA
- the EMB gene encoding embigin isoform X3 encodes MGQRGSALAVPPHRGGGRRQMGRAASVISRPVASAPSPLLMEGLIRSQVQDWEDPAMTTQDSSQTQVNSVTKMQPGHESSDIATQELKPASKEDSEYEIVLSGAPVEKNISVASPTKVELICKLGEDSNLKNPQVTWKKGGETISHTTKTQNSWSIQVTISESSQLGSYTCILKGEKELSATFHLHVPKTEGREKPVITYIGDTAVMVCKTEYNAKAWTWYMTNGTELAPINTILPTDKFEIMRKSAKVSRLEIFKLTKKDRGVYWCEAVFDLGSSKSRFELKVLSISAPLKPFIAVVAEVAILVTTIVLYEVYSKRKGKVNQKKTLLGDRSSSRQRSKPQKEI; translated from the exons ATGGGACAGCGGGGCTCTGCTCTCGCTGTGCCCCCGCACCGAGGTGGTGGGCGGCGGCAGATGGGGAGAGCCGCATCGGTGATCAGCCGTCCTGTAGCCTCAGCACCTTCTCCCTTACTTATGGAAGGGTTAATTAGATCACAGGTGCAGGATTGGGAAG atcCAGCTATGACAACACAAGATTCAAGTCAGACACAGGTGAATTCTGTCACTAAGATGCAACCTGGACATGAATCATCTG ATATTGCCACACAAGAACTCAAGCCAGCAAGCAAGGAGGACTCGGAATATGAGATAGTCCTATCTG GTgctccagtggaaaaaaatatctctgtagCCAGTCCAACTAAAGTTGAACTTATATGCAAATTAGGTGAGGATTCCAATTTGAAAAATCCTCAAGTGACTTGGAAAAAGGGAGGTGAAACAATCAGTCACACCACTAAAACTCAGAACAGCTGGAGCATCCA agtgaCCATCTCAGAAAGCAGTCAGCTGGGAAGTTACACTTGTATTCTGAAAGGTGAAAAAGAACTCAGTGCTACATTTCATTTGCAtg TACCCAAGactgaaggaagagaaaaacctgTTATCACTTATATAGGAGATACAGCTGTAATGGTTTGTAAAACTGAGTATAATGCCAAGGCTTGGACCTGGTATATGACCAATGGAACTGAGCTG gctCCCATTAATACAATTCTGCCTACTGACAAGTTTGAAATTATGAGAAAATCTGCCAAAGTAAGCCGTCTGGAGATTTTCAAGCTCACAAAGAAAGATCGTGGTGTATATTGGTGTGAAGCTGTTTTTGATTTAGGGAGCAGTAAATCGAGGTTTGAACTTAAAGTTCTGTCCATCTCAGCACCTCTCAAACCCTTCATAGCAGTTGTGGCTGAAGTTGCTATTCTTGTAACTACTATTGTCCTCTATGAGGTGTattcaaaaaggaaaggaaaag taaatcagaagaaaacattgcTGGGAGATCGAAGTAGTTCTAGGCAGAGAAGTAAACCTCAAAAA gAGATTTAA
- the EMB gene encoding embigin isoform X4 gives MGQRGSALAVPPHRGGGRRQMGRAASVISRPVASAPSPLLMEGLIRSQVQDWEDPAMTTQDSSQTQVNSVTKMQPGHESSDIATQELKPASKEDSEYEIVLSGAPVEKNISVASPTKVELICKLGEDSNLKNPQVTWKKGGETISHTTKTQNSWSIQVTISESSQLGSYTCILKGEKELSATFHLHVPKTEGREKPVITYIGDTAVMVCKTEYNAKAWTWYMTNGTELAPINTILPTDKFEIMRKSAKVSRLEIFKLTKKDRGVYWCEAVFDLGSSKSRFELKVLSISAPLKPFIAVVAEVAILVTTIVLYEVYSKRKGKGGGKEFDQIEKLKSEENIAGRSK, from the exons ATGGGACAGCGGGGCTCTGCTCTCGCTGTGCCCCCGCACCGAGGTGGTGGGCGGCGGCAGATGGGGAGAGCCGCATCGGTGATCAGCCGTCCTGTAGCCTCAGCACCTTCTCCCTTACTTATGGAAGGGTTAATTAGATCACAGGTGCAGGATTGGGAAG atcCAGCTATGACAACACAAGATTCAAGTCAGACACAGGTGAATTCTGTCACTAAGATGCAACCTGGACATGAATCATCTG ATATTGCCACACAAGAACTCAAGCCAGCAAGCAAGGAGGACTCGGAATATGAGATAGTCCTATCTG GTgctccagtggaaaaaaatatctctgtagCCAGTCCAACTAAAGTTGAACTTATATGCAAATTAGGTGAGGATTCCAATTTGAAAAATCCTCAAGTGACTTGGAAAAAGGGAGGTGAAACAATCAGTCACACCACTAAAACTCAGAACAGCTGGAGCATCCA agtgaCCATCTCAGAAAGCAGTCAGCTGGGAAGTTACACTTGTATTCTGAAAGGTGAAAAAGAACTCAGTGCTACATTTCATTTGCAtg TACCCAAGactgaaggaagagaaaaacctgTTATCACTTATATAGGAGATACAGCTGTAATGGTTTGTAAAACTGAGTATAATGCCAAGGCTTGGACCTGGTATATGACCAATGGAACTGAGCTG gctCCCATTAATACAATTCTGCCTACTGACAAGTTTGAAATTATGAGAAAATCTGCCAAAGTAAGCCGTCTGGAGATTTTCAAGCTCACAAAGAAAGATCGTGGTGTATATTGGTGTGAAGCTGTTTTTGATTTAGGGAGCAGTAAATCGAGGTTTGAACTTAAAGTTCTGTCCATCTCAGCACCTCTCAAACCCTTCATAGCAGTTGTGGCTGAAGTTGCTATTCTTGTAACTACTATTGTCCTCTATGAGGTGTattcaaaaaggaaaggaaaag GAGGTGGAAAAGAGTTTGACCAAATTGAGAAACT taaatcagaagaaaacattgcTGGGAGATCGAAGTAG